TTGTATTTCGGTCTAACCTTGGGCGCTTCTTTCGGTTGTATAGAGAACGTATTTTATTCTTTCAAATTGGATTTTTGGCAAGGTTTGCTTCGATCCGGAACTTCTTTACCTTTGCATACCTTCTCAGGAGGTATATTAGGATTTTTTATTTTAAAATTCCTGCAATCTAGAAAGGGGAATCTTTCCGGATTAGATCTGATCTCTGCATTCTCCTTTTTAGTGATTTTACACGGATTTTATAATTTCTTACTGATACAGGGAGGACTGGGTACAGTTTATATCCCTCTAATACTAGGACTTTCTTTTTTAACTTTAGAATTACTCGTGGTTCAAGCAGAAGTAACTCTTCCATTCGAGTTACTACAGGCAGAAGATCTGTATGTGGATGATTATTCTATGATCCGCAAATTTTCCAGATACGATTCCTGGTTAAGGGCAGCCCAATCCAAAGAAAGTATAAAAGAAATTCCTTTATTAAGAGATCTTTCCACGATTCGATCGTTTATCTCGGTTTTACTTTTTGGGGTTCCTATCTTCTGTCTGAACTTTTATCTATTCGTTCCGGAATGGATACCGTACTATTTAGCAAATATTAGCTCATTAGAATTTATCACATTATTCATGGAATATCCCGCTTGGCTTGGATTTTTATTCCTACTTAGAGGTATGATTAACCCTTCTTTCTTCCGAGAAAGAATTTTAAAGATCCCATTATTCCTTTCTGTGAACCTAGGCCCACAAGGGGATGAAGAGCCTAGCCTTGCCTATTCACTTTCCAGAAAAGGTTTTTACTCTCCTGTGATCCGAGAGCCAGAACTAAATAAAGAAACAACAGTTTCCTTTTATATTGCGGGAAAAAATTTCGAGAAGATTCCCGTAATCCCGGTTTGGAAAAATTTTAGACCGGAAGATCCAAATCATGAAAGCGGTGCGCTGTATAGATTCCCCAAGATCCCATGGGGACTTCTAGCCTGGAGATGGTTTATCAGGGTAAAACAACAATATCGAAATACATTAGATGCGTTTTCCGGGATAAAAACTTAAAACTGCAGAAAGGACAGAAAGATAATCCGAATAATCCCGAAATACATGTTGAATTTTCTGCTCCTTCCATTTCGAAAGAAGTTCGTGATCTTCCGTAATACCTATAAAGTCGAGACCTAAGTTTCGAGCAGTCTTGGAGTCCCATATTCCGTCACCGAAACAAATTGTTTTGGAAAATTGTTTAGAATATTTCTTATTAGATTCTTCTATCGCAAACTGAACAATGGATTCCCTCTCATAAAAGGAAGAGGCAGTTGCAAGAGGAGCATCTAACGGGAGATCACAATCTTTTAATTTTAAGAATGCAGGTCCGTAAAAAGATCCGGTTGCATAAGCAAAAGGGATCCCTTCCGATCTTAGTTTTTCTAAAAAAACTCTCGCTCCTGAAATTTCCGAAATTCTGTTTTGAAATTTCTCTTTTATATTTCGGGCTAACTCTTCTTCGAATTTTTTAGAGATCTCTTCGGTCCAATCGTCTCTGAAAGAAGTATAAATCTCTTTGAATATATTCGAATCCGTATGATGTTTATATTCTTTCACTTCCGGACTTAAGCCCGGAAGTCCGAAAGAAATCAGAACTTCATGAAAAGACTTTCTGTGTAGGGTGACAGTGTCGGTTAAGGTTCCATCTATATCAAATACAACCAAGACCGACATTCTATAATTCTAACGAATCCGATTCAGACCGTCAAAATCATCTGTTCCGATATAGAACTCGGACGGCCCTGCTTGGTACCAAGAAATCCTCATCACCTTCGCTGTTAATGTTTTGGCTCCCGCAGGAACTCCTAACCCTACTTGGTTCACTGTAGTAGTCAAAGGTGTACTTCTGGATTGTAATTCCACGCCATTCTGATCGGAAAAGATCCAACGGATATAAACCGGCTTTCCAGCCTTAGGAGCTTCTTCCAAGGCGATACGTAAGCTGATATTTCCTTTATCACCCAGGTTCCAAGAAGTTCCGGAACGGAAGATATGATATCTTCCTCCGGCCTTCTCTTGGAATTTTGCCTTTGCGGAAAGTTGATAAGTTTTTCTTTCTTCGTATCTGAATTCTGGCCCTTGCAATTGAGAAGATTGCCGGATGAACGCTTTTGCCGTTAATCCTAAACCGAATAACAAACAAACCAGATTGAATGCAGGAATCATCCACCATTTAGGCAGAGTCCGGGTAGAAGGTCCGGAAGCGCTTAAAAGCCATATTAAAAGAAAACCTAATATACCTGCGCCACTTGTCCAAGGCTCATAGAAAGTAACGGGAAAGAATAGAAGAGGTAAAAACCAATAAGAAGTTCTGGTAAAAGATTCTAAACCCACCCAGACAAAGAACAAAAGGAAGAATAAGATCCCACCTTCTGAAAGTAAGAACACCCAAGAAGTTAATGCAAAGTCTTGAGTCCCATTCTGAGGATAAGCACCTCTTGGTCCGGACTCGATCCAATGCAGCGCAAACCCACCAAATCCCTGCCCAAATACTGGAGCTTCTTTGAACCAATTCCAGGCGGATAATGTCTGGACCCAGCCATCCTTCCAGAAAATTTCCAACATTTTGGAAAGTGTTTTGCCTTTCGTCCATGCGTTAGACGCATCTTCTCTGATCAATTGCCAAGGAGTGAAGGCCCAGTCCATTCCACCTACAAAATAGACTCCTACTAATACGGATATAGTCCCAAGCACAACGAATGGAATAAAAGAATATTTCCAGATCGGATTTCTGAATCCCCGTTGGTAACTAAGTCCAATCACTAAAGCAGTTTGGAAAATAATCAGAAGCCAATAACCGGAGCTTTGGTATTTCCCTGCAAGTCCAAGTGCAATAAACACAGCAATGCTTAATAGAACTCT
This region of Leptospira andrefontaineae genomic DNA includes:
- a CDS encoding PrsW family glutamic-type intramembrane protease, with the protein product MENWINLGKPISAIIAAWFYWDFYRKTYYSGQGSTFTTFAFFYGMIATGIALAWEVGVFDLFENYTTFSKAMLIGAIPEETSKAILIFIFLKQVKNSTNLADGLYFGLTLGASFGCIENVFYSFKLDFWQGLLRSGTSLPLHTFSGGILGFFILKFLQSRKGNLSGLDLISAFSFLVILHGFYNFLLIQGGLGTVYIPLILGLSFLTLELLVVQAEVTLPFELLQAEDLYVDDYSMIRKFSRYDSWLRAAQSKESIKEIPLLRDLSTIRSFISVLLFGVPIFCLNFYLFVPEWIPYYLANISSLEFITLFMEYPAWLGFLFLLRGMINPSFFRERILKIPLFLSVNLGPQGDEEPSLAYSLSRKGFYSPVIREPELNKETTVSFYIAGKNFEKIPVIPVWKNFRPEDPNHESGALYRFPKIPWGLLAWRWFIRVKQQYRNTLDAFSGIKT
- a CDS encoding HAD family hydrolase, whose protein sequence is MSVLVVFDIDGTLTDTVTLHRKSFHEVLISFGLPGLSPEVKEYKHHTDSNIFKEIYTSFRDDWTEEISKKFEEELARNIKEKFQNRISEISGARVFLEKLRSEGIPFAYATGSFYGPAFLKLKDCDLPLDAPLATASSFYERESIVQFAIEESNKKYSKQFSKTICFGDGIWDSKTARNLGLDFIGITEDHELLSKWKEQKIQHVFRDYSDYLSVLSAVLSFYPGKRI